A stretch of Janibacter endophyticus DNA encodes these proteins:
- the ppdK gene encoding pyruvate, phosphate dikinase — MTQQQYVYMFSEGDRDQKDLLGGKGANLAEMVKLGLPVPPGFTISTNACRAYLSEGKVPPEVRVEVTRSVRDVEDQIGRHLGDSEEPLLLSVRSGAKFSMPGMMETVLNVGLNDDTVGPLADFAGDERFAWDSYRRLIQMFGKTVLDIDSDLFSDALDARKEAAGVTADIDLDAEQLKALVKEYKEIVERKTGTPFPQSPRKQLDMAIEAVFRSWNTERARLYRRRERIPDDLGTAVNVQAMVFGNLADASGTGVCFTRDPSSGHSGVYGDYLANAQGEDVVAGIRNTLPLAELEKLDKSAYRELRSAMRRLETHYRDLCDIEFTIERGHLWMLQTRVGKRTPAAAFRVATQLVDEALITMDEALERVTGEQLNQLLFPQFDPEAERVLLATGMGASPGAAVGEVAFDNESATSRKADGHDVILVRRETSPEDLPGMIAAVGVLTARGGKTSHAAVVARGMGMCAVVGADDLVVDVAHKQIRVGERVINEGDVIAIDGKSGEVFLGDVPVVDSPVMTYISDGLEAAKAASDGDVETDELLDAVHRLLTHADDRRRLRVRANADTGEDAERARARGAEGIGLCRTEHQFLGDRRKNIEAVIVAETDEDRQAAFDELLPLQRADFIELLAAMDGLPTTIRLIDPPLHEFLPNITDLSVEVALAEERGESGPELERAKVLLEAVRRTHEQNPMLGLRGVRLGLRFPGLFALQIRAIGEAVVELRKQGKDPQPEIMVPLIGSVRELYLVRGEAEEILAEIGKTSGEALDVPIGCMIELPRAALTARRIAHAADFFSFGTNDLTQTTWGFSRDDVETEFFPAYFDNGVLTISPFETLDEYGVGRLVEIGVEGGRSVKENLKTGVCGEHGGDPESIHFFHRTGLDYVSCSPFRVPVARLEAGRAAVMTRDASSTA, encoded by the coding sequence ATGACGCAGCAGCAGTACGTGTACATGTTCAGCGAGGGCGACCGGGACCAGAAGGATCTCCTCGGTGGCAAGGGGGCGAACCTTGCCGAGATGGTCAAGCTCGGCCTGCCCGTGCCCCCCGGCTTCACCATCTCCACCAATGCCTGCCGCGCCTACCTCTCGGAGGGCAAGGTCCCGCCCGAGGTCCGTGTCGAGGTCACCCGCAGCGTCCGCGACGTCGAGGACCAGATCGGCCGGCACCTCGGTGACTCCGAGGAGCCGCTGCTGCTCTCCGTGCGCTCCGGCGCGAAGTTCTCCATGCCCGGCATGATGGAGACCGTCCTCAACGTCGGCCTCAACGACGACACCGTCGGCCCGCTCGCGGACTTCGCCGGCGACGAGCGCTTCGCGTGGGACTCCTACCGCCGCCTCATCCAGATGTTCGGCAAGACCGTGCTCGACATCGACTCCGACCTCTTCTCCGACGCGCTCGACGCCCGCAAGGAGGCCGCCGGCGTCACCGCCGACATCGACCTCGACGCCGAGCAGCTCAAGGCCCTCGTCAAGGAGTACAAGGAGATCGTCGAGCGCAAGACGGGCACGCCCTTCCCGCAGAGCCCCCGCAAGCAGCTCGACATGGCCATCGAGGCGGTCTTCCGCTCCTGGAACACCGAGCGCGCCCGGCTCTACCGCCGCCGCGAGCGCATCCCGGACGACCTCGGCACCGCCGTGAACGTCCAGGCGATGGTCTTCGGCAACCTCGCCGACGCCTCTGGCACCGGCGTCTGCTTCACCCGTGACCCCTCCTCCGGCCACTCCGGCGTGTACGGCGACTACCTCGCCAACGCGCAGGGTGAGGACGTCGTCGCGGGCATCCGCAACACCCTGCCCCTCGCCGAGCTCGAGAAGCTCGACAAGTCGGCCTACCGCGAGCTCCGCAGCGCGATGCGGCGCCTCGAGACCCACTACCGCGACCTGTGCGACATCGAGTTCACCATCGAGCGCGGTCACCTGTGGATGCTCCAGACGCGCGTCGGCAAGCGCACGCCCGCTGCCGCCTTCCGCGTCGCGACGCAGCTCGTCGACGAGGCCCTCATCACGATGGACGAGGCGCTCGAGCGGGTCACCGGCGAGCAGCTCAACCAGCTGCTCTTCCCGCAGTTCGACCCCGAGGCCGAGCGCGTCCTCCTCGCGACCGGCATGGGCGCCTCCCCCGGCGCCGCCGTCGGCGAGGTCGCCTTCGACAACGAGTCCGCGACGAGCCGCAAGGCCGACGGCCACGACGTCATCCTCGTCCGCCGCGAGACCTCGCCCGAGGACCTCCCGGGCATGATCGCCGCCGTCGGCGTGCTCACCGCCCGTGGCGGCAAGACCTCGCACGCGGCCGTCGTCGCCCGCGGCATGGGCATGTGCGCCGTCGTCGGCGCCGACGACCTCGTCGTCGACGTCGCGCACAAGCAGATCCGCGTCGGCGAGCGGGTCATCAACGAGGGCGACGTCATCGCCATCGACGGCAAGAGCGGCGAGGTCTTCCTCGGCGACGTCCCCGTCGTCGACTCCCCCGTCATGACCTACATCTCCGACGGGCTCGAGGCGGCCAAGGCCGCGTCCGACGGTGACGTCGAGACCGACGAGCTCCTCGACGCCGTCCACCGGCTGCTCACCCACGCCGACGACCGTCGTCGCCTGCGGGTGCGCGCCAACGCCGACACCGGCGAGGACGCCGAGCGCGCCCGCGCCCGCGGCGCGGAAGGCATCGGTCTGTGCCGCACGGAGCACCAGTTCCTCGGCGACCGCCGCAAGAACATCGAGGCCGTCATCGTCGCCGAGACCGACGAGGACCGTCAGGCCGCCTTCGACGAGCTGCTCCCGCTGCAGCGCGCCGACTTCATCGAGCTGCTCGCCGCGATGGACGGGCTGCCGACGACGATCCGCCTCATCGACCCGCCGCTCCACGAGTTCCTCCCGAACATCACCGACCTCTCGGTCGAGGTGGCGCTCGCCGAGGAGCGCGGCGAGAGCGGGCCCGAGCTGGAGCGCGCCAAGGTGCTCCTCGAGGCGGTGCGCCGGACCCACGAGCAGAACCCCATGCTCGGCCTGCGCGGGGTCCGCCTCGGCCTGCGCTTCCCGGGGCTCTTCGCGCTGCAGATCCGGGCGATCGGCGAGGCCGTCGTCGAGCTGCGCAAGCAGGGCAAGGACCCGCAGCCGGAGATCATGGTCCCGCTCATCGGGTCGGTCCGTGAGCTCTACCTCGTCCGGGGCGAGGCCGAGGAGATCCTCGCCGAGATCGGCAAGACCTCCGGCGAGGCGCTCGACGTGCCGATCGGCTGCATGATCGAGCTCCCGCGCGCGGCCCTCACCGCCCGCCGGATCGCCCATGCCGCCGACTTCTTCTCCTTCGGCACGAACGACCTCACCCAGACCACGTGGGGCTTCAGCCGCGACGACGTCGAGACCGAGTTCTTCCCGGCCTACTTCGACAACGGCGTCCTGACGATCTCCCCCTTCGAGACGCTCGACGAGTACGGCGTGGGCCGCCTCGTCGAGATCGGCGTCGAGGGTGGGCGCAGCGTCAAGGAGAACCTCAAGACCGGCGTCTGCGGTGAGCACGGCGGCGACCCCGAGTCGATCCACTTCTTCCACCGGACCGGGCTCGACTACGTCAGCTGCTCCCCCTTCCGCGTGCCGGTCGCCCGGCTCGAGGCGGGACGCGCCGCCGTGATGACGCGGGACGCTTCGAGCACCGCCTGA
- a CDS encoding HGxxPAAW family protein, which yields MSHAKMSAPPSGPHSVEDIGHGHSTAMWAGVGIAFLGFLLGTIAVVMLNWTLLYVAIGIVVLSLIVGRVLSLMGYGSYTREEVDSPQGKDSLGIK from the coding sequence ATGAGCCACGCGAAGATGTCTGCGCCCCCCTCCGGTCCGCACTCCGTCGAGGACATCGGTCACGGTCACAGCACGGCCATGTGGGCCGGCGTCGGGATCGCCTTCCTCGGGTTCCTCCTCGGCACGATCGCCGTCGTCATGCTCAACTGGACGCTGCTCTACGTCGCGATCGGCATCGTGGTGCTCAGCCTGATCGTCGGCCGCGTCCTCTCGCTCATGGGCTACGGCTCGTACACCCGCGAAGAGGTCGACTCCCCGCAGGGCAAGGACTCCCTCGGCATCAAGTAG
- a CDS encoding LysR family transcriptional regulator, with protein MIDIHRLRIFLSVVASGSINAAADHLGMSGSAVSQHMTALQKETGLTLFERHGRGIEPTAAARTLAAESERLMAEVKRLDSVVTDLREGSTGSLSIGYFASAGSLWMPTLAKKLQAEMPGLVLEMVLTEGYPPGESPPVDLDVMPDDPRETLRPGYGMRRLVRDPFVALVPAGHRLAGRRSVPMIELAEESWISSDISAGITESLIARACAAAGFRPRYTVEAQDHYTATAFVAAGVGVAVIPQLASRTRVPTSVRRLRLTSPSPTRDIVALTAPGARSNPAAVRAVELLTEIATASRKDR; from the coding sequence GTGATCGACATCCATCGGCTGCGGATCTTCTTGTCCGTCGTGGCCTCTGGCTCCATCAACGCTGCGGCCGATCACCTCGGGATGTCCGGCAGCGCAGTCAGTCAGCACATGACGGCGTTGCAGAAGGAGACCGGCCTCACACTCTTCGAGCGCCACGGGCGCGGGATCGAGCCCACCGCGGCCGCCCGGACCCTTGCCGCCGAGAGCGAGCGGCTCATGGCCGAGGTCAAGCGTCTCGACTCGGTCGTCACCGACCTGCGCGAGGGCAGCACCGGCTCGCTGTCCATCGGCTACTTCGCCTCGGCCGGCTCGCTGTGGATGCCCACGCTGGCCAAGAAGCTCCAGGCCGAGATGCCCGGCCTCGTCCTCGAGATGGTCCTCACCGAGGGCTACCCGCCCGGCGAGTCCCCGCCCGTCGACCTCGACGTCATGCCCGACGACCCCCGCGAGACGCTCCGCCCGGGCTACGGGATGCGACGACTCGTGCGCGACCCCTTCGTCGCCCTCGTACCCGCCGGCCACCGGCTCGCGGGCCGACGCTCGGTCCCGATGATCGAGCTCGCCGAGGAGTCGTGGATCAGCAGCGACATCTCCGCCGGGATCACCGAGAGCCTCATCGCCCGCGCCTGCGCGGCCGCCGGCTTCCGCCCGCGCTACACCGTCGAGGCGCAGGACCACTACACGGCCACCGCCTTCGTCGCCGCCGGCGTCGGCGTCGCCGTCATCCCCCAGCTCGCGAGCCGCACGCGGGTACCGACGAGCGTGCGCCGGCTGCGGCTGACCAGCCCCAGCCCGACGCGAGACATCGTGGCGCTCACGGCCCCGGGAGCGCGCTCCAACCCGGCCGCGGTCCGGGCGGTCGAGCTGCTCACCGAGATCGCGACAGCGTCGCGCAAGGACCGCTGA
- a CDS encoding acyl-CoA synthetase: MTEPVATPFSMARYCVTDPAAAHPGKDALVVVHEAPADGPLDASRWTFAEVDQAVGECARRLADLGLDRGDRVLLRMGNRAAFPFAFFGAMAAGLVAVPTSSQLTVEEIDWILADSGARAVVLDPALPVTIPDGMPVLLADDVDGAPAPEVTPFAPVETDPDAPAFMTYTSGTTGRPKGVLHAHRSAWGRRPMHDGWHGLRADDVMLHAGALNWTYTLGVGLTDPWAKGATAVVYDGPRDGLVWPRLVAATGATIFAAVPGVYRHLLRHGDPTTWDLGALRHGLVAGEALPRTVLEGWQEATGRPLYESLGMSEISTFVSTGPSTPVRPGSPGRAQPGRRVVALDPDTLDREVAPGELGRLAVHRSDPGLMLGYWQRPEADAEVFHGEWFVSADLVRIDVDGYLTYEGRADDVMNAMGYRVSPAEVESVVASCPGVAEVAVVAVDKGEGVSLVTAVVVPVEGTDRSSLPDAVLAHAREHLAAYKCPREVRVVDALPRTANGKIRRADLR, translated from the coding sequence GTGACGGAGCCGGTCGCCACGCCGTTCTCGATGGCGCGGTACTGCGTCACCGACCCGGCGGCCGCGCACCCCGGCAAGGATGCCCTCGTCGTCGTCCACGAGGCGCCGGCCGACGGGCCGCTCGACGCGAGCCGGTGGACCTTCGCCGAGGTCGACCAGGCGGTCGGGGAGTGCGCCCGCCGGCTCGCCGACCTCGGGCTGGACCGCGGCGACCGGGTGCTCCTGCGGATGGGTAACCGGGCGGCCTTCCCCTTCGCCTTCTTCGGTGCGATGGCCGCGGGCCTGGTGGCGGTGCCGACCTCGTCTCAGCTGACCGTCGAGGAGATCGACTGGATCCTCGCCGACTCGGGCGCCCGCGCGGTCGTCCTCGACCCGGCACTGCCGGTGACGATCCCGGACGGGATGCCGGTGCTCCTCGCCGATGACGTCGACGGAGCCCCGGCCCCTGAGGTCACCCCCTTCGCTCCCGTCGAGACCGACCCCGACGCGCCGGCGTTCATGACGTACACCTCCGGCACCACCGGCCGTCCGAAGGGTGTCCTCCACGCGCACCGCTCGGCCTGGGGTCGCCGACCGATGCACGACGGCTGGCACGGGCTGCGCGCGGACGACGTCATGCTCCATGCCGGAGCGCTCAACTGGACGTACACCCTCGGCGTCGGTCTCACCGACCCGTGGGCGAAGGGAGCGACCGCGGTCGTCTACGACGGCCCGCGCGACGGCCTCGTCTGGCCGCGGCTCGTCGCGGCCACGGGGGCGACGATCTTCGCCGCGGTGCCCGGCGTGTACCGGCACCTCCTGCGCCACGGCGACCCCACGACGTGGGACCTCGGCGCGCTGCGGCACGGGCTCGTCGCCGGCGAGGCGCTGCCCCGCACGGTCCTCGAGGGCTGGCAGGAGGCGACGGGGAGGCCGCTCTACGAGTCGCTCGGGATGAGCGAGATCAGCACCTTCGTGAGCACCGGGCCGTCGACCCCGGTGCGTCCGGGGAGCCCCGGGCGGGCCCAGCCGGGGCGCCGGGTCGTCGCGCTCGACCCCGACACGCTCGACCGCGAGGTGGCTCCCGGTGAGCTGGGTCGGCTGGCCGTGCACCGCAGCGACCCCGGGCTGATGCTCGGCTACTGGCAGCGGCCGGAGGCGGACGCGGAGGTCTTCCACGGCGAGTGGTTCGTCAGTGCCGACCTCGTGCGCATCGACGTCGATGGCTATCTCACGTACGAGGGTCGCGCCGACGACGTCATGAACGCCATGGGCTACCGCGTCTCGCCGGCCGAGGTCGAGAGCGTCGTCGCGTCCTGCCCGGGCGTCGCCGAGGTCGCGGTCGTCGCCGTCGACAAGGGCGAAGGGGTGAGCCTGGTGACGGCGGTCGTCGTCCCGGTCGAGGGGACCGACCGGTCGTCGTTGCCCGACGCCGTCCTCGCCCACGCCCGCGAGCACCTGGCCGCGTACAAGTGCCCGCGCGAGGTGCGGGTCGTGGACGCACTCCCGCGCACTGCCAACGGCAAGATCCGCCGCGCCGACCTCCGCTGA
- a CDS encoding NAD(+) synthase: MSADDARDFRNLYRHGFARVAACTLPVTQADPFANADATVGIVRELHDDGVSVAVFPELGLTGYAIDDLLLQDVLLRDVEQAILRLAAATEDLRPLIAVGAPLRHRNRLYNCAVLIQGGGVLGIAPKSYLPNYREFYEKRHFAEGAGVVDEWFRPSYLTGDDAGPLDGVPFGTDLLVHVDDVPGLVVHAEVCEDMWVPVPPSHEAALAGATVLLNLSASPITVARADDRHLLTRSASMRCNAAYLYAAASEGESSTDLSWDGQTMVYEMGDLLGESERFPAGPRRTVVDVDVDRLRQERLRQGSFDDNAVALGIGDDATGGGYRDLHLDLHPPTGDLGLRRHLDRYPFVPDDEARLAQDCYEAYNIQVSGLEQRLRAIASDTWQPKIVIGVSGGLDSTHALLVAVKAMDRLDRPRTDVIGITMPGFATSDRTRTNAIALMESLGITWDELDIKPAAEQMLLAMGHPFGEAAAAGTAVDDMDEGVFDVTFENVQAGLRTDYLFRIANQRSGIVLGTGDLSELALGWCTYGVGDQMSHYGVNAGVPKTLMQHLVRWVADSGQLEESAAATLIDVLGTEISPELVPSKEERPQSTQDKIGPYSLQDFTLYHVLRRGYRPSKIAFLAEQAWADAARGEWPSSVSEADRVAYDLATIRRWLLVFVQRFFDNQFKRSALPNGPKVVPGGTLSPRGDWRMPSDSEARRWIADVEDNVPTS; the protein is encoded by the coding sequence ATGAGCGCCGACGACGCCCGCGACTTCCGCAACCTCTACCGGCACGGCTTCGCCCGGGTCGCCGCCTGCACCCTCCCGGTCACCCAGGCGGACCCCTTCGCCAACGCCGACGCGACCGTGGGCATCGTGCGCGAGCTCCACGACGACGGGGTGTCGGTAGCCGTCTTCCCCGAGCTCGGACTCACCGGCTACGCCATCGACGACCTCCTGCTCCAGGACGTGCTGCTGCGCGACGTCGAGCAGGCGATCCTTCGCCTCGCCGCCGCGACCGAGGACCTGCGGCCGCTCATCGCCGTGGGCGCTCCCCTGCGTCACCGCAACCGGCTCTACAACTGCGCCGTGCTCATCCAGGGCGGCGGCGTCCTCGGCATCGCCCCCAAGTCGTACCTGCCCAACTACCGCGAGTTCTACGAGAAGCGGCACTTCGCGGAGGGCGCGGGGGTCGTCGACGAGTGGTTCCGCCCCAGCTACCTCACCGGCGACGACGCGGGGCCGCTCGACGGGGTCCCCTTCGGCACCGACCTGCTCGTCCACGTCGACGACGTGCCCGGCCTCGTCGTCCACGCCGAGGTCTGCGAGGACATGTGGGTGCCGGTGCCCCCGAGCCACGAGGCGGCCCTGGCCGGCGCGACCGTGCTGCTCAACCTCTCGGCCTCCCCCATCACCGTCGCCCGCGCCGACGACCGGCACCTGCTCACCCGTTCCGCGTCGATGCGCTGCAACGCGGCCTACCTCTACGCCGCCGCGAGCGAGGGCGAGTCGAGCACCGACCTCTCGTGGGACGGCCAGACGATGGTCTACGAGATGGGCGACCTGCTCGGTGAGTCCGAGCGCTTCCCCGCCGGGCCGCGACGGACCGTCGTCGACGTCGACGTCGACCGGCTGCGCCAGGAGCGGCTGCGGCAGGGCAGCTTCGACGACAACGCCGTCGCGCTGGGGATCGGTGACGACGCCACCGGGGGCGGCTACCGCGACCTCCACCTCGACCTCCACCCGCCCACCGGGGACCTCGGGCTGCGGCGGCACCTCGACCGTTACCCCTTCGTCCCGGACGACGAGGCCCGCCTCGCCCAGGACTGCTACGAGGCCTACAACATCCAGGTCTCCGGTCTCGAGCAGCGGCTGCGCGCGATCGCGTCCGACACCTGGCAGCCGAAGATCGTCATCGGCGTCAGCGGCGGGCTCGACTCGACCCACGCGCTGCTCGTCGCGGTCAAGGCGATGGACCGGCTGGACCGGCCGCGCACCGACGTCATCGGCATCACGATGCCCGGCTTCGCGACCTCGGACCGCACCAGGACCAACGCGATCGCCCTCATGGAGTCCCTCGGGATCACCTGGGATGAGCTCGACATCAAGCCCGCGGCCGAGCAGATGCTGCTGGCGATGGGGCACCCCTTCGGCGAGGCGGCCGCCGCCGGGACGGCCGTGGACGACATGGACGAAGGGGTCTTCGACGTCACCTTCGAGAACGTCCAGGCCGGCCTGCGCACGGACTACCTCTTCCGGATCGCCAACCAGCGCAGCGGGATCGTGCTCGGCACCGGCGACCTCTCCGAGCTGGCCCTGGGCTGGTGCACCTACGGCGTCGGTGACCAGATGTCGCACTACGGCGTCAACGCCGGTGTGCCCAAGACCCTCATGCAGCACCTCGTGCGCTGGGTCGCCGACTCCGGGCAGCTCGAGGAGAGCGCGGCGGCGACGCTCATCGACGTGCTCGGCACGGAGATCTCACCCGAGCTCGTGCCGAGCAAGGAGGAGCGGCCGCAGTCGACGCAGGACAAGATCGGGCCCTACTCGCTGCAGGACTTCACGCTCTACCACGTGCTGCGGCGCGGGTACCGGCCGAGCAAGATCGCCTTCCTCGCCGAGCAGGCGTGGGCGGACGCGGCGCGCGGCGAGTGGCCCTCGTCGGTCTCGGAGGCCGACCGGGTCGCCTACGACCTCGCGACGATCCGGAGGTGGCTGCTCGTCTTCGTGCAGCGCTTCTTCGACAACCAGTTCAAGCGGTCGGCGCTGCCCAACGGACCCAAGGTCGTGCCGGGTGGCACCCTGTCGCCACGCGGTGACTGGCGGATGCCGAGCGACTCCGAGGCTCGCCGGTGGATCGCCGACGTCGAGGACAACGTCCCGACGTCGTGA
- a CDS encoding aspartate aminotransferase family protein: MSDLPELSGTDVHELDRAHVFHSWSAQEQIDPLPIASAQGVRFTDYDGREFLDFSSQLVNVNIGYQHPRLVAAIQEQAGRMTTLAPGFAQDMRSEAARMLAERSPGDLDHVFFTNGGAEANENALRMARIHTGRHKVLAAYRSYHGATAGAIALTGDPRRWASEPGMPGVVRYWGPYLYRSAFHATSEEQECGRALQHLRDVIAVEGPGTIAAIILETVVGTNGILVPPEGYLAGVRAICDEHGIVMIADEVMSGFARCGEWFAIQRWGVTPDLITFAKGVNSGYVPLGGVLVSQAIRETFADRPYPGGLTYQGHPLACASAVASMRIFEDEGVIAHSERVGAEVIGPGLAEIAERHPSVGEVRGMATFWAVELVRDRETREPLVPYNASGEAAAPMAAFGAACKERGLWPFVHFNRTHVVPPCVISDDDAREGLAILDDALSVADSYVR; encoded by the coding sequence ATGAGCGACCTACCCGAGCTGTCCGGCACTGACGTCCACGAGCTCGACCGCGCCCACGTCTTCCACTCGTGGTCGGCGCAGGAGCAGATCGACCCGCTGCCGATCGCGTCGGCGCAAGGGGTGCGGTTCACCGACTACGACGGGCGGGAGTTCCTCGACTTCTCCAGTCAGCTCGTGAACGTCAACATCGGCTACCAGCACCCGCGGCTCGTCGCCGCGATCCAGGAGCAGGCCGGCCGGATGACGACGCTCGCGCCGGGCTTCGCGCAGGACATGCGCTCCGAGGCGGCGCGGATGCTCGCCGAGCGCTCGCCCGGCGACCTCGACCACGTGTTCTTCACCAACGGCGGCGCCGAGGCCAACGAGAACGCGCTCCGCATGGCCCGCATCCACACCGGCCGGCACAAGGTCCTCGCCGCCTACCGCAGCTACCACGGGGCGACGGCCGGGGCCATCGCGCTCACCGGTGACCCTCGACGCTGGGCGAGCGAGCCGGGCATGCCCGGGGTCGTCCGCTACTGGGGGCCGTACCTCTACCGCAGCGCCTTCCACGCGACGAGCGAGGAGCAGGAGTGCGGGCGTGCCCTGCAGCACCTGCGCGACGTCATCGCGGTCGAGGGTCCGGGCACGATCGCGGCGATCATCCTCGAGACCGTCGTCGGCACCAACGGCATCCTCGTGCCGCCGGAGGGCTACCTCGCGGGCGTCCGCGCGATCTGCGACGAGCACGGCATCGTGATGATCGCCGACGAGGTGATGTCCGGCTTCGCCCGCTGCGGCGAGTGGTTCGCGATCCAGCGTTGGGGCGTGACGCCAGACCTCATCACCTTCGCCAAGGGGGTCAACTCAGGCTACGTCCCCCTCGGCGGTGTCCTTGTCTCGCAGGCGATCCGGGAGACCTTCGCCGACCGTCCGTACCCGGGCGGGCTGACGTACCAGGGCCACCCGCTGGCGTGCGCGTCCGCGGTCGCGTCGATGCGGATCTTCGAGGACGAAGGGGTGATCGCCCACTCCGAGCGGGTCGGCGCCGAGGTCATCGGGCCGGGGCTGGCGGAGATCGCCGAGAGGCACCCGTCCGTGGGCGAGGTGCGTGGCATGGCGACGTTCTGGGCCGTCGAGCTGGTCCGCGACCGGGAGACCCGCGAGCCGCTCGTGCCGTACAACGCCTCAGGCGAGGCGGCAGCGCCGATGGCAGCCTTCGGGGCGGCGTGCAAGGAGCGGGGGCTGTGGCCCTTCGTCCACTTCAACCGCACCCACGTCGTGCCGCCGTGCGTCATCAGCGACGACGACGCCCGGGAGGGTCTGGCGATCCTCGACGACGCGCTGAGCGTCGCCGACTCCTACGTCCGCTGA
- a CDS encoding GNAT family N-acetyltransferase — MSQHIREATPDDVPAILRLVRELAEYEREPDAVEATEESFRSTMFPAQGDPTVFGHVGEVDGEVVGIAIWFLSFSTWTGTNGIWLEDLYVTPSQRGTGLGKALLATLARVCVERGYRRLEWTVLDWNAPSIAFYRSLGAVPMDEWTTNRLAGDALTDLGIP; from the coding sequence ATGAGCCAGCACATCCGCGAGGCGACGCCCGACGACGTCCCCGCCATCCTCCGACTCGTCCGTGAGCTCGCCGAGTACGAGCGCGAGCCCGACGCGGTCGAGGCGACCGAGGAGTCGTTCCGGTCGACGATGTTCCCGGCGCAGGGGGACCCGACGGTCTTCGGTCACGTCGGCGAGGTCGACGGCGAGGTCGTCGGCATCGCGATCTGGTTCCTCAGCTTCTCCACCTGGACCGGGACCAACGGCATCTGGCTAGAGGACCTGTACGTCACCCCTTCGCAACGGGGGACGGGACTCGGCAAGGCGCTCCTCGCGACCCTGGCCCGGGTCTGCGTCGAGCGCGGCTACCGCCGCCTCGAGTGGACCGTCCTCGACTGGAACGCCCCCTCGATCGCCTTCTACCGCTCCCTCGGCGCCGTCCCGATGGACGAGTGGACGACCAACCGCCTCGCCGGCGACGCCCTCACCGACCTCGGCATCCCCTGA